The following coding sequences are from one Shewanella eurypsychrophilus window:
- a CDS encoding YjfI family protein — MNIHSIANHLNDLCDQSHTGLQFDCYPIDGDVEVLQVNVLGREEIPVFVSVTENQVLCISYLWGEEEVKQDSRMEMFETMLELNIPMPLSSFAKVDDKYVVYGALSVQSDMEEIEQELSVLSDNCLEVIDEMSDFLK; from the coding sequence ATGAATATCCACAGTATTGCTAACCACCTCAATGATCTTTGTGACCAAAGTCATACAGGCCTTCAATTTGATTGTTATCCTATCGATGGCGATGTTGAAGTTTTACAGGTCAATGTCCTTGGACGTGAAGAGATCCCAGTATTTGTATCGGTAACTGAGAACCAAGTTTTGTGTATTAGTTATCTTTGGGGTGAGGAAGAAGTTAAGCAAGACAGTCGCATGGAGATGTTCGAAACCATGCTAGAGCTTAACATCCCAATGCCACTGTCATCATTTGCAAAAGTTGATGATAAATATGTGGTTTATGGCGCACTTTCAGTGCAATCAGATATGGAAGAGATAGAGCAAGAGTTATCCGTTCTATCTGACAACTGTTTGGAAGTTATCGACGAGATGTCTGACTTCCTCAAGTAA
- a CDS encoding inorganic phosphate transporter: MVDVLVTSGPMLIGIAAAFGFLMAWGIGANDVANAMGTSVGSNAITIKQAIIIAMIFEFAGAYLAGGEVTSTIRKGIIDSAYFVDSPELLVYGMISALLAAGIWLIAASALGWPVSTTHSIIGAIVGFAAVGVGTEAVEWAKVAGIVGSWVVTPAISGFIAFMIFQSVQKLIFNTDNPLENAKRYVPFYMALAGFMMSLVTIQKGLKHIGLHFSTAEAYALATGIAVIVGIGGMLAIKRLKMDSKADRQTQFGNVEKVFAILMVVTACCMAFAHGSNDVANAIGPLAAVVSVVESGGDIGASSALVWWILPLGAVGIVLGLAIFGKRVMKTIGKNITHLTPSRGFAAELAAASTVVIASGTGLPISTTQTLVGAVLGVGMARGIAAINIGVVRNIVVSWVITLPAGAALSIMFFFMIKGIFS; encoded by the coding sequence ATGGTTGATGTATTAGTCACCAGCGGTCCTATGCTCATTGGAATAGCGGCTGCTTTTGGTTTTTTAATGGCATGGGGTATTGGCGCAAATGATGTAGCCAATGCAATGGGAACCTCAGTAGGTTCTAACGCTATTACGATTAAACAAGCGATCATCATAGCGATGATTTTCGAATTTGCTGGTGCTTATCTAGCAGGTGGTGAAGTTACAAGTACTATCCGTAAGGGGATTATAGACTCGGCTTACTTCGTCGACTCTCCAGAACTACTGGTATATGGCATGATCTCTGCGCTTTTAGCCGCAGGTATCTGGTTAATCGCGGCGTCAGCCTTAGGCTGGCCAGTATCGACTACGCACTCTATTATCGGTGCTATTGTTGGTTTCGCTGCGGTAGGTGTTGGCACTGAGGCCGTTGAATGGGCCAAGGTTGCTGGTATCGTAGGCTCCTGGGTGGTGACTCCGGCAATATCAGGCTTTATCGCCTTTATGATCTTCCAGAGTGTGCAGAAGCTTATCTTCAACACGGACAACCCACTAGAAAACGCTAAACGTTATGTGCCTTTCTACATGGCACTAGCAGGCTTTATGATGTCTCTGGTGACCATCCAGAAAGGTCTTAAGCATATCGGTCTACACTTCAGCACCGCAGAGGCATACGCATTAGCCACTGGTATAGCTGTTATTGTCGGTATCGGTGGTATGTTAGCGATTAAACGCCTAAAGATGGACAGTAAAGCCGATCGACAGACTCAGTTTGGTAACGTCGAGAAAGTCTTTGCTATCTTAATGGTTGTAACCGCATGTTGTATGGCATTCGCTCATGGTTCGAATGATGTTGCAAACGCCATTGGACCACTAGCAGCTGTTGTTTCTGTGGTTGAGAGTGGCGGTGACATTGGCGCATCCTCAGCACTCGTCTGGTGGATACTTCCCCTAGGTGCTGTCGGTATTGTTTTAGGTCTAGCTATCTTCGGTAAGCGTGTGATGAAGACCATAGGTAAAAACATTACCCACCTAACACCAAGTCGTGGCTTTGCCGCTGAACTCGCTGCAGCTTCTACCGTAGTGATAGCATCAGGTACTGGTCTACCTATCTCTACGACTCAAACCTTAGTGGGTGCAGTTTTAGGTGTCGGTATGGCTCGTGGTATCGCGGCGATTAACATAGGTGTGGTACGAAACATCGTTGTTTCTTGGGTTATTACTCTGCCTGCAGGTGCGGCGCTTTCAATCATGTTCTTCTTCATGATTAAAGGTATCTTCAGCTAA
- a CDS encoding PspA/IM30 family protein, whose translation MGILNKILTAFRGGATEVGQGIVDANSTRIFEQEIRDAEKHLTKAKRELTDVMAKEMQASREVDRLKRSIAEHEGFATQALEQENEALALEVAEKISQLDQELAEQLSANDNFSAHAARLKELVRKTERQLTDYQRQLTMVKTTESVQKATASITDSFAGSNSKLLNAKDSLERIKARQQQFDDRLVASEQLADENSDKSLHAKLAEAGIGEQKSNANAVLDRLKARK comes from the coding sequence ATGGGCATACTAAACAAGATTTTAACCGCTTTCCGTGGCGGCGCTACCGAAGTTGGCCAAGGCATCGTTGATGCTAACTCTACACGTATTTTCGAACAAGAGATCCGTGATGCAGAGAAGCACCTAACCAAGGCTAAGCGTGAACTGACTGACGTAATGGCTAAAGAGATGCAAGCTAGCCGTGAAGTTGATCGCCTAAAGCGCTCTATTGCTGAGCACGAAGGTTTCGCGACCCAAGCACTTGAACAGGAAAATGAAGCTCTTGCCTTAGAAGTTGCTGAGAAGATTTCTCAACTTGACCAAGAGCTTGCTGAGCAGTTATCAGCTAATGATAACTTCAGTGCACATGCTGCACGTCTGAAAGAGCTAGTACGTAAAACGGAACGCCAACTAACAGACTACCAACGTCAACTTACTATGGTAAAGACCACTGAAAGCGTACAGAAAGCAACGGCGAGTATCACAGACTCTTTCGCTGGAAGTAATTCAAAACTACTTAATGCTAAAGACTCTTTAGAGCGCATAAAAGCACGTCAGCAGCAATTTGATGATCGCCTCGTCGCATCAGAGCAGCTAGCCGATGAAAATAGCGATAAGTCCTTGCATGCTAAACTTGCTGAAGCAGGCATTGGCGAGCAAAAGTCTAACGCTAATGCAGTACTTGATCGCCTTAAAGCGCGTAAGTAA
- a CDS encoding inorganic triphosphatase, producing MNAEIELKLFFQLEQQQTLVNLLDSLPNSEQKACRKLTNGYFETPDLQLRKWDMGLRVRGYDGHREQTIKTAGSVIGGIHSRPEYNVDIEQDVPNLHLFPKEIWPQPANISAVQSQLTCLFDTDFDRRTWHIYVDESLIEVALDIGQVSVTRDGETKSEPICELEFELMAGKTAALIELGSKVAESVAVRLGKASKAQRGYRLAAQSSPLSLDVLKFIELETEQDLKLTLISLLSSGIERWQQLEAMILESCLHDIEQLPFLCYRLRACVRLLRCTLEQFNLLNDQHIARFDCIEAHLDFVEIGLSLTEILSQNSQLIAKLSCKKQLESQTRKALASLAIPCLFNKMLADTCYGSLQLGLVEILFGVRDGEVSVNIQTELMVFADRMQEASWQKIVGLMPSESDLTSKEYQSLARALDDSIFVGVAYGELYAKESRDVFRAPWQDLVLGIRTLAAYRKLREISLALGVDISDWLQNKEASLIFAMEQSRRTALKNQPYWR from the coding sequence ATGAATGCCGAGATAGAACTTAAATTATTTTTTCAATTAGAACAACAACAAACCTTGGTTAACTTACTCGATAGCTTGCCTAACAGTGAGCAGAAAGCCTGTAGGAAGTTAACGAATGGCTACTTTGAAACCCCAGATCTGCAATTGAGAAAATGGGACATGGGGCTAAGGGTTCGTGGCTATGACGGCCACCGTGAGCAGACGATAAAGACCGCAGGAAGTGTGATTGGTGGCATACATTCACGTCCTGAATACAATGTTGACATAGAACAAGATGTACCTAATTTACATTTATTTCCTAAAGAAATCTGGCCTCAACCGGCTAATATTTCAGCAGTGCAGTCTCAGCTCACCTGTTTATTTGATACTGATTTTGATAGACGAACCTGGCATATTTATGTAGATGAGAGCCTAATCGAAGTTGCTCTAGATATTGGTCAGGTGAGTGTGACAAGAGATGGCGAAACCAAATCTGAGCCAATTTGTGAGTTAGAATTCGAGTTAATGGCTGGCAAGACTGCAGCACTGATTGAGCTGGGTAGTAAAGTTGCTGAATCTGTGGCAGTTCGTCTGGGCAAGGCGAGCAAAGCCCAAAGAGGCTATCGATTAGCGGCGCAGTCAAGCCCACTTAGTTTAGATGTATTGAAGTTTATAGAGCTAGAAACTGAACAAGATCTTAAGCTGACGTTAATATCATTATTGAGCTCGGGTATAGAGCGCTGGCAACAACTTGAAGCTATGATTTTAGAGTCTTGTCTTCATGATATTGAGCAATTGCCTTTTCTCTGTTACCGCCTTAGAGCTTGCGTGCGATTACTAAGATGTACACTTGAGCAATTTAACCTGTTAAATGATCAACATATTGCTAGATTTGATTGCATTGAGGCTCACTTAGATTTTGTTGAAATAGGATTGAGCCTGACTGAAATTCTAAGTCAGAACAGTCAACTTATCGCTAAATTATCTTGTAAGAAGCAGCTTGAGTCCCAGACTCGAAAGGCACTAGCAAGCTTAGCTATTCCGTGTTTATTCAATAAAATGTTAGCAGATACTTGTTACGGTAGTCTTCAGCTTGGTTTAGTTGAAATCTTATTTGGTGTGAGAGATGGTGAAGTCTCTGTGAATATTCAGACTGAACTTATGGTTTTCGCCGATAGGATGCAGGAAGCCTCTTGGCAGAAAATTGTTGGCTTAATGCCATCAGAATCCGATTTGACGAGTAAAGAGTACCAGTCCTTAGCTCGTGCATTGGATGACAGTATTTTCGTCGGTGTGGCTTATGGTGAGCTCTATGCTAAAGAAAGCCGGGATGTATTCAGAGCACCTTGGCAAGATCTTGTACTAGGGATAAGAACTTTGGCAGCTTATAGAAAGTTGAGGGAGATCAGTTTGGCATTAGGTGTAGATATATCTGATTGGCTGCAAAATAAAGAGGCAAGCCTAATATTCGCCATGGAACAGTCGAGACGGACAGCACTTAAAAATCAACCGTATTGGCGGTAA
- a CDS encoding TIGR04211 family SH3 domain-containing protein translates to MLRFFALVGLLLLSPSLLAAGQPGYISDKVYLYLHGGPGTQFRILGSIEAGQSISLSGETQGDYTKIIDHKGREGWVESKMVTRQKSFRELLPEVQAELEKTKSELEQALNTSDNSTQQLSKLKSDLDRAQRDLAKASSERDNATSKLANIEKNERFQMWQEGGIIAAIGLLVGVILVYLPRPRRKKKNHW, encoded by the coding sequence GTGTTAAGATTCTTTGCTCTAGTGGGACTGTTATTACTCTCTCCAAGCCTTTTGGCCGCAGGTCAACCTGGATATATATCCGATAAAGTGTATCTCTACCTCCATGGTGGACCAGGCACTCAATTTCGTATTTTGGGTAGTATAGAAGCAGGCCAATCAATCTCATTATCAGGCGAGACCCAAGGTGACTACACCAAGATCATTGACCACAAAGGCCGTGAAGGCTGGGTAGAGTCAAAGATGGTCACTCGCCAAAAAAGTTTCCGCGAACTGTTACCCGAAGTACAAGCAGAGCTGGAAAAGACCAAGTCCGAGCTAGAGCAAGCGTTGAATACCAGTGATAATAGTACTCAGCAGTTGAGTAAACTCAAGTCAGACCTTGATCGTGCACAGCGCGATTTAGCGAAAGCCAGCAGTGAACGAGATAACGCGACCAGCAAGCTAGCCAATATAGAAAAGAATGAACGTTTCCAGATGTGGCAAGAGGGTGGCATCATCGCTGCTATTGGCCTACTTGTAGGCGTGATCTTAGTTTACCTACCTCGACCAAGACGTAAGAAAAAGAATCACTGGTAA
- a CDS encoding TIGR00153 family protein yields MPVNSILGVFAKSPIKPLQEHIDKVHQCASILVPFFDATAAGDWTSAVELRKQISGTEREADSLKREIRLTLPGGLFMPVERTDLLELLTQQDKIANKAKDISGRIIGRQLVIPQEIQAPFNAYLIRCLDAVALAKQAINELDDLLETGFRGREVDLVAKMIAELDKIEEDTDDLQIKIRRQLFAIENDMNPIDVMFLYKIIEWVGDLADLAERVGSRLELMLARV; encoded by the coding sequence ATGCCAGTAAACTCTATTTTGGGCGTGTTTGCAAAATCGCCAATTAAGCCTCTACAAGAGCATATAGATAAAGTGCACCAATGTGCATCGATACTTGTCCCATTTTTCGACGCAACAGCCGCCGGAGATTGGACTAGTGCAGTTGAACTACGTAAGCAGATCAGTGGCACGGAGCGAGAAGCTGACTCACTAAAACGTGAGATCCGTTTAACGCTACCGGGTGGTCTGTTTATGCCTGTCGAGCGTACTGATCTACTGGAGCTTTTAACCCAGCAAGATAAGATCGCTAATAAGGCAAAAGATATTTCTGGTCGTATCATCGGCCGTCAACTTGTTATCCCTCAAGAGATCCAAGCGCCCTTCAATGCTTATTTGATCCGCTGCCTCGATGCAGTAGCACTAGCCAAACAAGCAATCAACGAACTCGATGACCTATTAGAAACTGGTTTCCGTGGTCGTGAAGTCGATTTGGTCGCTAAGATGATCGCAGAACTCGATAAAATCGAGGAAGATACGGATGATCTTCAAATCAAGATCCGTCGTCAGTTGTTCGCTATCGAAAACGATATGAACCCTATCGATGTGATGTTCCTCTATAAAATTATTGAGTGGGTTGGCGACTTGGCAGATCTTGCCGAACGTGTCGGTTCTCGCTTAGAGCTTATGCTAGCTCGCGTCTAA
- a CDS encoding ion transporter, with translation MVNISRWFPETETHPTPFQLAMMVLSFLSVIVVLVLTFAKTEPETRRLLLMIDFSICMIFLSYFFVNLFKSDNKLLYLQHNWIDLVASIPAIEPLRLARLFQILRVIRLIRMTHSLIAPLVKQRRQATLASLLVAMVTILTISSVLMLIVESGAPDANIHTAENAIWWALVTISTVGYGDFYPVTTVGHVIGAIVIICGVSFFGVISGYMASIFIAPDETEKLETQSEEIKCELKMALDRMEKNQDQLMQEITLLHKEIKDIKEDKDRP, from the coding sequence ATGGTTAACATAAGCCGCTGGTTTCCAGAGACAGAAACCCACCCGACCCCCTTTCAGCTAGCCATGATGGTACTGTCTTTTTTATCGGTCATCGTAGTACTCGTACTAACTTTCGCCAAGACCGAACCTGAAACTCGTCGCTTACTCTTGATGATCGACTTTAGTATCTGCATGATTTTTCTGAGTTACTTCTTTGTTAACCTTTTTAAATCCGACAACAAACTTCTTTACCTACAACACAACTGGATAGACTTAGTCGCCAGTATTCCCGCCATAGAACCACTAAGACTAGCGCGTTTATTTCAGATCCTAAGAGTAATCCGACTTATTCGAATGACCCACTCGTTAATCGCTCCTTTAGTAAAACAACGAAGGCAAGCAACGTTAGCCAGCTTACTCGTGGCTATGGTCACTATCTTAACCATCTCTTCGGTATTAATGCTGATTGTAGAAAGTGGCGCACCCGATGCCAATATTCACACCGCTGAGAATGCAATTTGGTGGGCATTAGTGACTATTTCAACCGTTGGTTATGGTGACTTCTACCCCGTAACGACTGTAGGACATGTTATTGGCGCCATTGTCATCATCTGTGGAGTCAGTTTTTTTGGTGTGATCTCCGGTTATATGGCATCAATATTTATTGCTCCCGATGAAACCGAGAAGCTTGAAACTCAAAGTGAAGAGATAAAGTGTGAGCTCAAAATGGCTTTAGATAGAATGGAAAAAAATCAGGATCAACTCATGCAAGAGATCACTCTGCTGCATAAGGAGATTAAAGATATTAAGGAAGATAAGGATAGACCCTAG
- a CDS encoding polyamine aminopropyltransferase, which produces MTKTADTTAPNSTEKKLSWFDDTLLLGIMAVLAGCGLIYEYLLSHYAGRILGALEAAIYTMIGLMIVSMGIGAFAARKIRCAFTGFAVLELSVALCGSLAILITAAVIGFGQQLPLIIASTLGLPPDQLPEGGFIGLLQHLSEYLPYFWGVLLGLMIGMEIPLIARVRQSLCDEHLMHNAGTIYGADYVGAGIGAAIWVSFMLAIDIQLAAAMTASFNLLAGFIFIWRFWDRIRFVKTLLIGHFVASGILLLLAWHGPGWEQNFNNLLYKDNVIYAKSTRFQQLTFTERLRGSGIDPVYSLYINGRLQFSSQDEHIYHAFLVHPTMEASARHDKVLIIGGGDGLGLKQVLKWQPKHVTLMDLDKDLLGLFTSHDADMPKRLSQTLLKLNGDALNDPRVDVVVDDAFNGVDKLLKKGAKYDVIIVDLPDPSHPDLNKLYSDLFYKKLKELLSADGALTVQSTSPYHAPKAFISVGKTLALAGFEVSQYHHNVPSFGEWGWSIATASGKNAKARLSDIKQLSITDDWLTPGLIKGSFEFPGNFYQEIDSIEANRIGSMQLYQYHQQAWIENQGVTLF; this is translated from the coding sequence GTGACAAAAACTGCAGACACCACCGCGCCGAACTCAACAGAAAAGAAACTGAGCTGGTTTGACGATACTTTACTGCTTGGCATCATGGCTGTACTTGCTGGATGTGGATTAATTTATGAATATCTGCTGTCTCATTATGCCGGTCGTATTTTAGGAGCATTAGAAGCCGCCATATACACCATGATTGGTCTAATGATCGTCTCTATGGGTATCGGTGCCTTCGCCGCCAGAAAGATACGCTGTGCATTTACCGGCTTTGCAGTGCTAGAACTCAGTGTTGCCCTATGTGGCTCTCTAGCGATATTAATCACAGCTGCGGTTATCGGATTTGGTCAACAGCTGCCCCTCATCATTGCTAGCACCTTAGGTCTACCGCCTGATCAACTGCCTGAGGGCGGCTTTATCGGCTTGTTACAGCATCTGAGCGAATATCTACCCTACTTCTGGGGCGTATTACTCGGCTTGATGATCGGCATGGAGATCCCGCTCATTGCTCGTGTAAGGCAATCTCTGTGTGATGAGCACCTAATGCACAATGCTGGCACCATTTACGGAGCCGATTATGTCGGTGCAGGTATTGGCGCGGCCATTTGGGTGAGCTTTATGCTTGCCATAGATATACAGCTTGCAGCAGCCATGACTGCGAGTTTCAATCTCCTAGCAGGCTTTATCTTCATCTGGCGCTTCTGGGATCGTATTCGTTTCGTCAAAACCTTACTCATTGGCCATTTTGTCGCATCAGGCATCTTACTGTTACTTGCTTGGCATGGACCCGGCTGGGAGCAAAACTTCAATAACCTACTCTATAAAGATAACGTTATTTATGCTAAATCGACTCGCTTTCAGCAGCTCACGTTTACCGAGCGCTTGAGAGGCAGTGGTATTGATCCTGTATATTCACTCTATATTAATGGTCGACTACAGTTCTCTAGCCAAGATGAGCATATCTATCACGCCTTTTTGGTCCATCCAACCATGGAAGCATCAGCTCGCCACGATAAGGTGTTGATCATTGGCGGTGGCGATGGATTAGGGCTAAAACAAGTATTAAAGTGGCAACCTAAACACGTCACCTTAATGGATCTTGATAAAGATCTACTTGGCCTTTTCACCTCTCATGATGCGGATATGCCTAAGCGCCTAAGCCAAACGTTACTCAAACTAAACGGTGATGCTCTCAATGACCCTAGGGTCGATGTCGTCGTCGATGATGCGTTTAATGGGGTTGATAAACTACTGAAAAAAGGGGCTAAATATGATGTCATCATAGTCGATCTCCCCGATCCCAGTCATCCAGATCTTAACAAGCTATACTCAGATCTTTTTTATAAGAAACTAAAGGAACTCTTAAGTGCAGATGGGGCTCTAACGGTACAGTCTACCTCACCTTATCATGCGCCGAAGGCCTTTATTTCAGTGGGTAAAACCTTAGCTTTGGCCGGTTTTGAAGTCAGTCAATATCACCACAATGTCCCAAGTTTCGGTGAATGGGGCTGGAGTATCGCCACCGCATCGGGCAAAAATGCCAAGGCACGATTGAGTGACATCAAACAGCTATCTATAACAGATGACTGGCTAACACCAGGGTTGATCAAGGGGTCTTTCGAGTTCCCCGGGAACTTCTATCAAGAGATAGATAGCATTGAAGCCAACCGAATTGGCTCAATGCAGTTATATCAGTATCACCAACAAGCTTGGATCGAAAATCAGGGGGTCACACTCTTCTGA
- a CDS encoding DUF4178 domain-containing protein, which yields MSFLKGLFGKKEVPTRQLDHPSKLLKGDMISLDDSFALPPQLRGQQLRVESISTYEYQRKQQTEWALKGHGSDTLFLSLDEDDETYLAFSIKINRSIVEQIFDLEQFGAIFEENEQALLSTQSLPKELVTEFSQWLGETYHQVNFAQFGYFHREDYRDKKPPQDAEGPTGDEFESYHCLDEDEKYALDVEVYADGDTDVMLTLYRPLSDIRDYWPGK from the coding sequence ATGAGTTTCTTAAAAGGTCTTTTTGGGAAAAAAGAAGTCCCCACACGTCAACTTGACCATCCCTCGAAGCTCCTCAAGGGAGATATGATATCTCTTGATGATAGCTTTGCCTTGCCCCCGCAGTTGCGCGGTCAACAACTTAGGGTTGAGTCTATCAGCACTTACGAATACCAACGTAAACAGCAAACAGAATGGGCACTAAAGGGACACGGTAGCGATACCTTATTTCTCTCTTTAGATGAAGATGATGAAACCTATCTCGCATTTTCAATCAAGATCAATCGCTCTATTGTGGAACAGATTTTCGATCTCGAACAATTCGGCGCTATTTTTGAAGAAAACGAGCAAGCCCTATTATCCACACAATCTTTACCAAAAGAGTTAGTCACTGAGTTTTCTCAATGGTTAGGTGAGACTTATCATCAGGTCAACTTCGCACAATTTGGTTATTTTCACCGTGAGGACTATCGAGACAAAAAGCCACCTCAGGATGCTGAAGGACCAACGGGTGATGAGTTCGAATCTTACCACTGCCTTGACGAAGATGAAAAATATGCCCTTGATGTTGAAGTCTATGCAGATGGAGATACCGATGTCATGTTAACCTTATACCGACCTCTTTCCGATATACGAGATTATTGGCCGGGGAAATAA
- a CDS encoding DUF350 domain-containing protein, with the protein MTFFQNFGLTTDLAIILVIDLTIAIILLTLMRYLQGWTAKVDSRVELAERDNFAFGISTAGAIAGLGIVLTGAISGEAADSYLVEAIGMSIYGLFGLFLIKLGRFLHDKIALNEFNKGEQILKGNISVAIVDASAAIATAIIIRSVLIWAEDLTLDTFIAIFSAFAVSQLMLVLLTRFREHRYAKRNQEASMQDALVQGHKAVAIRHSGYMLAMALSFNAASHFIVYNPEAYIANLVGWLVFSVIMLVALSVLIKIVKKLVLSNINLAQEVEQQHNIGIATVELAISVAVALILTSLMY; encoded by the coding sequence ATGACATTTTTTCAAAACTTCGGCTTAACCACAGATCTCGCTATTATCTTAGTGATAGATCTGACCATTGCTATCATTCTGTTAACCTTGATGCGCTATCTACAAGGCTGGACAGCCAAAGTCGATAGCCGTGTCGAATTGGCTGAAAGAGATAACTTTGCCTTCGGTATCAGCACAGCTGGCGCCATAGCAGGTCTTGGTATCGTACTCACAGGTGCCATTTCAGGCGAGGCTGCTGACTCTTATCTTGTCGAAGCCATTGGTATGAGTATCTACGGTTTATTTGGATTGTTCCTGATTAAGCTTGGTAGATTCCTGCACGATAAGATTGCGCTTAATGAGTTCAATAAAGGTGAGCAGATCCTCAAGGGTAATATTTCGGTGGCCATTGTTGATGCAAGCGCTGCGATTGCTACCGCCATCATCATTCGCTCAGTGCTTATCTGGGCTGAAGATTTGACACTTGATACCTTCATCGCCATCTTCAGTGCTTTTGCGGTTTCACAACTAATGCTGGTCCTGCTAACCCGTTTTCGCGAACACAGATATGCTAAACGAAACCAAGAAGCTTCAATGCAAGATGCCCTAGTTCAAGGACATAAAGCGGTCGCCATTCGCCATAGCGGCTACATGCTTGCCATGGCTTTAAGCTTCAATGCGGCGAGTCATTTCATCGTCTATAACCCTGAAGCTTATATCGCGAACTTGGTTGGTTGGCTAGTCTTCTCTGTGATCATGCTGGTTGCACTGTCTGTACTCATTAAAATTGTAAAGAAACTAGTACTGTCAAATATCAACTTAGCTCAAGAAGTTGAGCAGCAGCATAATATTGGTATCGCGACCGTAGAGTTAGCGATCAGTGTGGCAGTGGCTCTCATTTTGACGAGCTTAATGTACTAG